From Brassica oleracea var. oleracea cultivar TO1000 chromosome C3, BOL, whole genome shotgun sequence, a single genomic window includes:
- the LOC106334082 gene encoding tricyclene synthase, chloroplastic-like: MASLLQMGLPLIYRNTLVKSIQRPRSFTCTIVAKTTRADESPVVLRRSANYQPSLWDHHHLLSVENKYSKDENVHERDLLKENVRKMLNDERTTHLEQLELIDDLQKLGVSYHFEREIDNILTFTYHKDRRNFMEYDMEYDLHATALEFRLLRQHGFNVPEDVFDVFMENCGKFDSHDINGLLSLYEASYLSTKSDTKLQKNIRVFATQQLRNFVDTHGSKDFASCDVEMVVQALDMPYHWRMGRLATRWYIDMYGKKHNKNPMLLEFSKLDFNIVQAVYQEELKYVSSWWRETGLANQLHFSRDRIVENYFWTTGQIQEPQFGKVRRIMTKVNALLTTIDDIYDIYGTLEELQLFTAAFENWDVNRLDDLPEYMRLCFLVVYNEVNNIGCDILRNKDINVIPFLKKSWADVCKAYLVEAMWYKGGYKPNLEEYMQNAWISISSPTIFVHFYCVFSEQLSVQVLETLSEHRQNIARCSSSVFRLANDLVTSPDEMARGDVLKSIQCYMNETGVSEEKARMHVQKMINDMWDEMNYEKIENHSSLIPQDFAETVINLARMSQCMYQYGDGHGCPEKSKVIDRVMSLLFSPIPLE, encoded by the exons ATGGCTAGTCTACTGCAGATGGGTTTACCTCTTATTTACAGGAATACCCTTGTGAAGAGCATCCAACGTCCTCGGTCTTTCACTTGCACCATAGTAGCCAAAACAACAAGGGCCGATGAGTCTCCAGTTGTGCTTCGTCGTTCCGCAAACTATCAGCCTTCTCTTTGGGACCATCACCACCTCCTCTCGGTCGAGAATAAATATTCG AAAGATGAAAATGTGCATGAGAGAGATTTGTTGAAAGAAAATGTGAGGAAGATGCTCAATGACGAGAGGACCACTCATCTCGAGCAATTGGAGCTCATTGACGATCTGCAAAAACTAGGCGTTTCTTACCATTTTGAACGGGAAATCGACAATATTTTGACATTTACTTATCACAAAGATAGAAGAAACTTCATGGAGTATGACATGGAATACGATCTACATGCTACTGCACTCGAATTCCGACTGCTCAGACAACATGGTTTCAATGTTCCAGAAG ATGTATTTGATGTTTTCATGGAAAACTGTGGAAAGTTTGACAGCCATGATATAAATGGCCTCTTATCTCTGTACGAGGCGTCATATCTTTCAACAAAATCGGACACTAAACTGCAAAAAAACATTAGAGTTTTTGCAACACAACAACTCAGAAACTTTGTTGATACTCATGGTAGTAAAGATTTTGCATCCTGTGATGTGGAGATGGTGGTCCAAGCGTTAGATATGCCATACCATTGGCGAATGGGAAGGCTAGCCACGAGATGGTACATAGATATGTATGGAAAGAAACATAACAAGAACCCTATGTTACTTGAATTCTCCAAGCTCGATTTCAATATCGTACAAGCTGTTTATCAAGAAGAACTCAAATACGTTTCCAG CTGGTGGAGGGAGACAGGTTTAGCTAATCAACTTCACTTTTCAAGAGATAGAATAGTGGAGAATTATTTTTGGACTACTGGACAAATCCAAGAGCCTCAATTTGGGAAGGTTAGACGAATAATGACCAAAGTAAATGCACTTCTTACAACTATCGATGACATCTACGATATCTATGGCACTCTTGAAGAACTTCAACTCTTCACTGCCGCCTTTGAAAA TTGGGATGTGAATCGTCTTGATGACCTCCCCGAGTACATGAGGCTGTGTTTTCTTGTTGTTTACAATGAAGTAAATAACATTGGATGTGATATCCTCAGAAATAAAGATATCAACGTCATTCCTTTCCTCAAAAAGTCT TGGGCAGATGTATGCAAGGCATATTTAGTAGAAGCAATGTGGTACAAAGGAGGGTACAAACCAAATTTGGAAGAATACATGCAAAATGCTTGGATTTCAATCTCGTCCCCAACAATATTTGTTCACTTCTACTGTGTATTCTCCGAGCAACTCTCTGTTCAAGTCTTGGAGACTTTGTCCGAACACCGACAAAACATCGCCAGATGCTCTTCCTCTGTGTTCCGTCTAGCCAATGACCTTGTAACCTCGCCG GATGAAATGGCGAGAGGAGATGTCCTCAAATCGATCCAATGTTACATGAACGAGACCGGAGTTTCAGAAGAGAAAGCACGCATGCACGTGCAGAAGATGATCAACGACATGTGGGATGAAATGAATTATGAGAAAATAGAAAATCACTCTTCGCTGATCCCTCAAGATTTTGCGGAAACAGTAATAAATTTGGCACGTATGTCGCAATGCATGTATCAATACGGAGATGGCCATGGCTGTCCAGAGAAATCCAAAGTCATTGATCGTGTCATGTCCTTACTCTTTAGCCCCATTCCTCTGGAGTAA